From the Streptomyces sp. NBC_01216 genome, the window AAGAAGGCCGGGAAGCTGATCAAGAAGGTCTGGGACGGGATCAAGAAGGCGATCACGGTCGTCGTCAAGGCCGTCGCCAAGGTCATCACGACCTACTTCAACGCCTGGAAGAAGATCATCACTACGGTCATGAAGGCCGTCAAGAAGGTCGTCTCCAGCGTCTGGAACGGCATCAAGAAGGTCATCACCCCGGTCGTCAACTGGATCAGGAACGTCGTCCCCAGGGCGTTCACCGCCGTCAAGGACAAGCTCTCCCGCGTCTGGGGCGGTCTCAAGGACATCGCCGGCCGGGCCTTCGGCAAGATCAAGGGCGCCGTCAGGGGTCCGATCAACGCCGTCATCGACCTGATCAACTCCGCGATCCGCAAGCTCAACGGCATCAAGGTCTCGATCCCCGGCTGGGTCCCGATGGTCGGCGGCAAGACCTTCGGCGTCCACCTGCCCACCATCCCCCGGCTCGCCGAGGGCGGCGTCGTCCAGCCCCGCCGGGGCGGCGTGCACACCATCGTCGCCGAGGCCGGTGAGGCCGAGGCCGTGCTGCCGCTGTCCAAGCTGGACCGGCTGATGCGCCACACCGCACGGCGCGCACGGGCCGAGACTCTCGTCGCGGGCACCGGAACGACCGCCGGATTCCAGATCGAGAACTACTACGAGGCGTCCTCCAGCGACCTGCGGGAGACCGCCCAGGCCCTGATGTTCCTGTCCAAGGCGCGCGGATGAGTGCCGCGGCGCTCGCCCCCGGAATGGACCCGTTCGCGGGGGTCGCCTCGGCGCTGCGAGGTTTCCGCGGCGGCCTCCGGAAGAGCAACCGGTCCCTGGACGTCCTGGTCCGCCGTCTGCGCGGGGCCGCCTCGTCCGTCGACGGAGTCCGCGGCGGTGCTTCCTCGGCGGCGACCGCGGTGCGGGGGATCAAGCCGCGCGCCGACGCCTCCGCCCGCTCCCTGGTCCAGGCGGGCCGCACCGCCGGCACCACCTCGGTCCGGCTCAAGGGTTTCGGGGCGAAGGCCCGGGGCGCCGGCTCCTCGCTCGGGTCGGTGGCCTCGGGAGCCGGTGTGTTCGGCCTGCTGGGCGGGCTGCTCGGCGGCTTCGCCGGCAGGTTCACCAAGCTGATGGGCCCGTTCGGCACCGCCCTGACGGTGGCCTCCGGCGCCATGACGGCGGTGAACGTCGCCATGCGGGCCAACCCGCTCGGCTTCGTCCTGGGCCTGATCGTGCCGCTGGTGGCCGCGATCATCACCTTCGCCATGAACTCCGAGGCCGGCCAGAAGATCATGAAGCAGGTCTTCGACCGGGTCCTGAAGACCTTCCGCGTCATCGCGGCCTTCCTGGGCCCGGTCCTCAAGGCGTACGCCCGGGTGATCTCGGTCTACTTCACCGCGGTGCGGACGGTCGTCACCGTCGTGGTCAAGGCCGTCGGCGGTGCCCTCTCCAAGGGGTTCACCGGGGCCCGCTCGGCGATCTCCGGCGCGACCCGGTCGGTCACCGGGATCATCCGCACGGCGTGGGGCGGTTTCCAGCGGGTGATCCAGCCCGTCCTGGACTGGATCACGAAGAAGATCCCCGACATGTTCACCCGGGTCAAGGACGCCATGTCCCGCACCCTGCACGGCATCGGGGACTTCGTCACGACCGGCATGCAGGCCCTCGTCGGCGTGATCAAGGGACCGCTGAGCGGTCTGATCGCCTTCGCCAACTGGGTCATCGACGGGCTCAACAGCCTCAGCTTCGAATTCCTCGGCAAGAAGTTCGGCGTCCACTTCTCGAAGATCCCGCAGCTCGCCGAGGGCGGCGTCGTCCAGCCCTCGCCCGGCGGCGGTCCCGGAGCCGTACGCCCGCTGGCCTCCCTGGAGCGACTGCGGCCGGCCGAGAGCGGGCACCGGGAGCCAGGACCACGGACGGCCACCCGGGAGCGCGCCCGGCTGCACTCGTACCACCCGGGCGAGGGGCGCGGCCCGCTCACCGTCGCCACGGACCTGCTGTTCCTCCACCGGACGGCCGCCGCCTGAACGCGTTCCCCGACAGAAGTGAGGTGACGGCCCGTCATGGCCGAGACCACAAACGCATACCGAAGCGAGACCGCACCCGGCTCACTGATCACCCGCGACGGGCAGATCCAGTGGGCCGGACTGCTGATGGGCCCCGGCACGCCCTACCCGGTCGACCGAACGGGTATCACCGGCTGGGACGACCTGCCGGCCCTCGACACCGGCGACATCCCCCGCCCCGACCAGCACGGTTCCTGGCCCGGTGCCCGCTGGGCGCAGCCGCGGCTGGTCGGCGCGACCGTCTGGCTGCTCCCCGAGGACGCCTCCCGGGCCCGCGAGGTCACTTCGGACTTCCGGGCGGCCACCGGAGCCGAGGGCGGCGAGCGGTGGCTCGCGGTCCGGCTGCACGGCGAGACGCTCGCCGTGCGGGCGCGGGTCAGCCGGCGAGTCGTCCCCCAGGACCGCTCGTACCTCCACGGCGGCACCTCCAGGACCAGCCTCCAGTGGACCGCGACCGACCCGCGCCGCTTCGGCGCCGAACTGCGCCAGGGCCGTACCGTCCTGCCTCGGACCGAACCCGGCCTCGTCTGGGGAAGCGCCGTGGCCAACGGACTGGAGTTCCCGCTCGACTGGGGCGGAACCGGCTCCGCGGGTTCGCTCACCGCCGTCAACGCGGGCTCCGCGGCGAGTCATCCGGTCGTCGAGTTCCGGGGCCCGCTGCGCCGGCCGACCCTGACCCGGCTGTCCGACGGACGGCAGCTCCAGTACGACATCGTGCTCGGCCCGCAGGACGTCCTGACCGTCGACACCGAGGCGGGCACCGTCCTCCTCAACGGCTCCGCGTCCCGGCTCTACACCGCGACCTCCACGTCCTCGCCCGAGCAGCTGTTCCTCTTCGCCCCGGGCAGCACCGCGCTGGCCTTCCGGTCGGACGACGCCACGCCCGACCCGGCCGCCTCGGTGACCGTGCTGTGGCGTGACGCCCACTGGTGACCGGCCGCGGCCCCCGAATCCCCTCGTCCCGTACGTCATCTCCCAGGAGGACCACATGCCCGTGCGCAGCGCATGGCTGATCAACCGCACCGAGACCGAGTCCGGCCAGTCCCGCACCGACACCCGTCTCTCGCCCACCGGGACCCTCGCCCCGAGCGGGGCGCTCACCACGGCCTCCGGCGTCATCCCCGGGTCCCTGAACGGTGAGCACCTCATGTCGGGCCTGTACGTGTACGGCGAGGCGACGGGCATGACGGCGAACGTCGCGCCGGGACGCGCCGTCGTCCAGGGCGGCGCCCAGGCCGGGGCCTACCCGGTCGTGCTGACCGACTACACCCCGGTCACCTTCGAGGACGGCGACCCGCTCAACGCGCGTGTCGACCTCGTGGTGGTCCGGGTCTACGACGCCCAGTTCGAGGGCACCCGCACCGAGGCGACGCTGGAGATCGTCAAGGGCACGCCGGCGTCGGTACCGGAGCCGCCGGCCCTTCCCGACGGTGCGCTCCTGCTGGCCCAGGTCACCGTGCCGGCGGGAGCCTCGGTCGGTACCGGTGGCATCGACTGGCCGACCGCCGTCTACGACCTGCGCCACTCCACCGTCGCCGTCGGCGGCATCCTCGCCGAGGCGTGGAACCGCGACGTGCCGGGCGGCTACAAGGGGCAGTACCGCGACACCTCGGCCCAGCTCCAGCGCTGGGACGACGGCCGCTGGGTCTCCTACCCGCGCCAGGTCGGCGGCATCGCGCCGCAGGGCGCGCTGGCCGCGGGCGACTACGCGGGCCAGTACCGCGACGAGGGCGGACGCCTCCAGCGCTGGGACGGCACGGTGTGGCGCCCGGCCGTGGCGGCCCCGGCGAGCGCCTACGCCTTCCACAGCGACGGCGGGTACACGACCTCCACCACGTGGGTCGAGACCGTCACCGACACGACCGGTCCCACGATCACCGCGACGTTCACCGCGCCGGTCTCGGGAGCGGTCCTGGTGACGGTCGGCTTCATGGGCTACCCGCTGGCCGACGGCGAGTGGGCGAAGATGTCCGCCAACATCCGCAAGAACGGCGCCCTGGTGCTCGCCGCCGACGAGACCCGCGCCGCCCAGGCCGCGCACAAGGGCGGCTCGCACTCGGTCTGCCACACCTTCCGCGTCGGCGGGCTGGAGCCGGGCGCCACGCACACCGCCGTCTCCGCCTACCTGACCTCGGCGGCCAGCAGCCGGGCGTGGTTCGACAACCGCTACCTCCGCGTCGACCCGGTCCTGTGAGTACGCCGGTGAACAACTCCCCGACGACCCCGGTCTACCGGGCTCTCTTCTGCGACCTGCGCACCGACCGGGTGCTCGACGTGCTGCCGCTGACGGAGGCCAAGTTCGACGACTTCATCGGCAAGCCGGGCTCGCTCACCGCGACCGTCCCCCTGCCGGAGGGCAGGCTGGCCGTCCGGGCGCGGGACGCCCTGCGGCCCGGCCGTACCGCCGTCTGGCTGGAGCGGGACGGCGACATCTGGTGGGGCGGAGTGCTGTGGACCTGCACTCCGGCCTCGGACGAGCAGGGCCGGCTGAAGGTCCAGTTCCAGGCGGGCACCTTCGACTCGTACCTCGATCACCGGATCCTCTCCGGCGACCTGGCCGGCACGGCCGCCGACCAGTTCGA encodes:
- a CDS encoding phage tail protein gives rise to the protein MSLSSSLGRAAQSLKGFKQNADQAARAVNGLQGNAKTGDRELKKIKSSASGSARELQKMQRAADKAERSMAKAGKTGQKSGTQVGKFKSGADKASKGMKGLNKSMKGNIIGTLLSLFAPLIEKVVEMATRSKTMQKVLKVAFTAIKKVIGTVMKAVGPIMKKAGKLIKKVWDGIKKAITVVVKAVAKVITTYFNAWKKIITTVMKAVKKVVSSVWNGIKKVITPVVNWIRNVVPRAFTAVKDKLSRVWGGLKDIAGRAFGKIKGAVRGPINAVIDLINSAIRKLNGIKVSIPGWVPMVGGKTFGVHLPTIPRLAEGGVVQPRRGGVHTIVAEAGEAEAVLPLSKLDRLMRHTARRARAETLVAGTGTTAGFQIENYYEASSSDLRETAQALMFLSKARG
- a CDS encoding tape-measure protein, coding for MSAAALAPGMDPFAGVASALRGFRGGLRKSNRSLDVLVRRLRGAASSVDGVRGGASSAATAVRGIKPRADASARSLVQAGRTAGTTSVRLKGFGAKARGAGSSLGSVASGAGVFGLLGGLLGGFAGRFTKLMGPFGTALTVASGAMTAVNVAMRANPLGFVLGLIVPLVAAIITFAMNSEAGQKIMKQVFDRVLKTFRVIAAFLGPVLKAYARVISVYFTAVRTVVTVVVKAVGGALSKGFTGARSAISGATRSVTGIIRTAWGGFQRVIQPVLDWITKKIPDMFTRVKDAMSRTLHGIGDFVTTGMQALVGVIKGPLSGLIAFANWVIDGLNSLSFEFLGKKFGVHFSKIPQLAEGGVVQPSPGGGPGAVRPLASLERLRPAESGHREPGPRTATRERARLHSYHPGEGRGPLTVATDLLFLHRTAAA
- a CDS encoding phage tail protein: MAETTNAYRSETAPGSLITRDGQIQWAGLLMGPGTPYPVDRTGITGWDDLPALDTGDIPRPDQHGSWPGARWAQPRLVGATVWLLPEDASRAREVTSDFRAATGAEGGERWLAVRLHGETLAVRARVSRRVVPQDRSYLHGGTSRTSLQWTATDPRRFGAELRQGRTVLPRTEPGLVWGSAVANGLEFPLDWGGTGSAGSLTAVNAGSAASHPVVEFRGPLRRPTLTRLSDGRQLQYDIVLGPQDVLTVDTEAGTVLLNGSASRLYTATSTSSPEQLFLFAPGSTALAFRSDDATPDPAASVTVLWRDAHW